In the Halictus rubicundus isolate RS-2024b chromosome 12, iyHalRubi1_principal, whole genome shotgun sequence genome, aaaaacttaaaaaaaacaaaaacctcACAAATACCCCAAAAATCTGCCCGATTTTCATTTCGAGTTGTTTGGTTTGTGCACGCGCCTGTTACACACCCCACCTTTCAACCCCCACTCATGGTAAgcattgtttttatttatttgaatattcatttgtttaatttgtgtttatattatatacagCGACTTGCCGGTTATGTGGCACAAACGATTCTTTTCCCTGTGCACACTCCATTCATCAAGAAGAATAGCTCATTtatacgattttattgctatattTTAGTTCTCTGTTTAGCACGTAACATTCTCGGCTCTCTATAGTTTTCAACACAGATAGATATTATAGACTTTATGTTTTAATTACCTTTATAAAAACGACTCCTCTGTCCTTGTCTGTGTTTGCATGATTAAACTAAGATTAACGCTCTAACTTCTATTAACTCTCTACAGTTTCTAGATTTTTTTCTTTACAGAAACATCCTGTAGAATTTTACGATCTTGGATATAGCCAGGGTGGCATTCGAGCAAACGTGTCGAGTCACTTGTGCCGGGAGTCGATTTCATTCGTAATTAGGACGACACACATGAGAGAAATTCGGTTTAACGTTGTCGCCGTGTTCAGTTTCAGATTGCCAGGACGGCAGCAGCGAGTCACGACGGGTCACGTATCTCTGAAGCAAACGGCTCACCTCAGGGCTCAATCCGAAGTACCGGCTTTCTTGCGAAGCAACGTCACCAAAGACTCACAGAACTCCAATTTTCTGCCATTTCATCAACGATCAAATAGTGAGAACGGTGCGAACTATGTATCTTATAGTCCATACGCGCTTAGACGAAAGGAAATTTCCAGGCCGTTTTCTCCACCTTCGTCGAACGACGTCGACACACCGGAAACGAATTTTCAACGACCGTATTCACCGTATAGACATGTCGAACAGAACAAAGACTATACCTCGAATCACTGTTCTACCAACGGACAAGGTAGACAGGAAGGAAGACCGTTCTCTCCTTATAGGCAGGATGTTAATTCAATAGACACGAGTAGTAGGCTCTATTCACCGTACCACGGACGATATACCGAAGATCGGGACACCACCAAAGAACGATGGCAAGGTGCCCCTAGATCCTTGAGTCCGTTCGCACGGGACTACTCGCCGTGGAGGCGAGAAAACGTTGATCCCCCGAACGTGATACAACCGACAGAGAGTGGTCGATACTCGCCATTCTTACAGCAACGACTAGGACAAAATTCAGCCGCGCCGCAAACTCATTCACAGGCGCAGGACATTTATGGTAGTCCCATGATAAGTCGTAAAAGGTAATACACTCGTGAAAATATGCGGATAGCTATCCGTTTATACACTGCccgaaatttccataaagcGGTCTGATTTTTTGGTGAAATCTTATAATCATGTCATAGTAATGAGAAGCTGATGCATCATAGCATTTTtggattaataaaagaaaccgtATACATGTTTGCAGTCATAGATATATTcaatatacaaatataatatatatatatacaatttttatgaatttaataaTCAATTTTAGTATAAATACGCACATCTGAATTACAATTAAAGTTTCTTTGCTGAGACTCACGTGTTATCCACACAAGATCTAAGCTCAAACTAAgtggctttatagaaatttcgcactcCTGTTCCGCGGCCTTCgacgaaaatgtaaataaattaaagacGTAAACATTTCTGAGAGAGTGGCGTATATATTATAGATATTTGAAAAGTAAcaaatttctctatattttttaaaaatacaccaAAATGTaggtgactttatagaaatttcgtgcAGTGTATCATTAGACTGTTCTAAATTCTTTCGTCCTTTTCGAGTGCAGGTTTCCTTCCGAACCACCCCCGCAAGGATCTCACGGGTCAACCAGTCCAGAGTTACTAATCTCCCGTTTCGCGCACCAGATGAAGCAGGATCCTCCTTCCTCTATGCCACCGGCTCAGGGTGGATCGAAGGAATCCGCTAAGAAACGTTTCGCTTCTTACGTTCGTCTCAGGCTCGGAAGTGAACGTGCACCTTCTCCGGAACCACCGCCGAGATTGAGTCGTGGTGAATCGCCTCTGGCTCTCAGAAGGAACCTGGTCGATCAGGCGTCTCCTTCGTTCGCGCGAAGGTAGCGGGTGTCAACGTTTTCGTTTACAAATATCAACCCTTTCGATAATTTTAAGAATATTATACATGTCACGGTCGTATCAAAAGGGTTGAATCTGCGAATTAAAAGTTACCATTGATCTCTACCTTGTTCGTTTTTGTTTGCAAAGGTACATTTCATCTCCACCGCCTCAACCTCCTCCGAGGAGGTTGTCGGAGAGCAACTCTGTGCCTGGTAGTCCTCAGCATGTGCGAGCCCGTCTACGTTATACCCCCGAGCCTCAGAGGAGACCTCCGCCACCATAACCCACCGTTACGACGAAATCATATTCCTTGTTGGTGCCATATGCGTTAAAATTAACTGAATCGATCATATGTACCACGTAGAATGGTGTTGTAATCAACGACGGTCGgtgcacacatacacacacacatacaacaCATACACACGCGCTCGCGCGCGAgcacacgcatacacacatacacgaGCGCATACGCGGACACAGAGGTGGTATCTGTGCACGATGTACTTGAAAACGATTCTAAACCAAAAAATAGTTGTTTGTAATACTCGGCGACACCGTAAACTATACGATGTACGTATTTTAAGACAGATAGACCTCGGATACGTACCGTGTACGATATTATTATATACCGAAATTGTTCGCGGGAAGGAGATAGGGGGACGAGACACGATTCGGCTCCTAGAttcgagagagtgagagagagagagtggaagagagagagagaggaagagagaggacggtctttgaaaatttcaatattcgcaCGACTTTCTTTCGTGGCTGTAAACGTAACGCGTTGAACTACTTCTGTCAATAATTCTCTTGTCGACGTGTATTTATATAGGATGCAATCACCGATGCAATACGATGCTCAACTTTTTATATTGCTTGTAAAGATATAAATAAATGTAGTATGTTCGacgtttttctaaaaaaaaaaaaaaaaaagcgaatgAAGAAAAATGGGGAGAAAGATGAAAAAAACGCAAAGACAAAGggaaaaaacgcaaaaaaaggtAAAGAAAATCGTTAATAGGAGATGCGGCATCGTACTGAACGCGTAAACCGTTCCTATCACTCTTCGTTTACGCTTCTTTTTTTAATCGAGGGACACATGCGAGAAAAAGTATTTCGAACAAACACTCGCGCGGAAAGAGCTCCCATCCTCGGGCGGCCTTGCAGTGTATCTCTGCAACTCGACTTAGCAACGGCGACGTTCTTTTCACAATTTAACTATCGTTTGTAACAATACCAAACGTATACAGCGATCGCAGTCAGGGAGTCGATCGAAAGGAAACCAAATCGTAAGAACTATTAAACGACGCCTCCATAAGGAAAGCACAATATTCACGTCTCCTAGATTCTATGAATTTCAACaaatgtatattatttaattaagaGGCGTGTTTGGGCTAGAATgttgtaattattatttttaacatttattcATTAACTTTGTTCAATCTACACTAGTAATCACCTTTGTCGCTTATTTGACAAAAGGATCTGTTGCAATGTAAATAAACTTATATTTATACGATCCCTGTTTCCTGTGACATTTCTTAACATTCGTTCGCGttcgcttttctttttttttttctcgtcttTCTTTTTTTGCTTGCTTTGAATTGCAAACGAATGATACCTGGGGCTATCAATCTCGCGTGAGCGCGGCTACTTATTAGAATGTATTTTTACCATGTGCTGCCACGTAATCCTAAGCAATTTCTTTTTGTCGAACGCTCATGCGCGCTGCTATTGTCACATTGTAACGGTTTCATTTGCAGCGGAATGAATTTCGTTGATTAAGCTCATAACCAGCAGAACCACTGAATGATAATGCTTGTGACGAACCTGCCTGACCGATTAACCGTATCATTAGTATTCGTGAGCCCGACAACCGATTCCTTTCAATAGAACAATAATATTGCACAAGCTACATACTTACTTGCGCGTAATGCCATAAATGAAAACGAGCAGGATGATTTatgctatattaattatataacgACGATTTCAGCAATATCCACACGAACGGGTGAAAGATACCCAATTTTTATCGAGCAATACTATAATtactttcaataaaaaaaaaaacaaaagaaagaagaaaattagCGTATCGGAAAAAAATGATAATACACGTTGAAGCGACCGAGTCGGAAAGAACACTCCTTCGTTCTAAGGCGAGAGTAATAAGTTGCAGAAGAATTCATTATCTCTTTCGTTTTCCATGTGTGTATAGGTAGGCAAACTTACAAGCGTGTGTAATACAGAGATATCTATATTATACTCGATTTTCGCGTAATCTAACTAGAAAGACGTTTTTCTTTTATAATACAGTAGAAGAATCGTATCCGGTGACTTTTTAATACTGAGGGACGATGTACAATTTTTCACCAAAAGGTCTCTGTTGAcgatcattttaaaaataaattcatcgCTCGAATCGGCCCGTCCCTGAGTAATCAATATGGCCTCCAGGTCTACTCGGGGCACGCCAGCGTAGCATAGTTGTTTCACGGAAAATCTTTGTGAGCGAACGGTCCCCGTGGCGATATAATTAGTCAAGCTGGTGGATAGTGCACGGAAGATTATTTTCACGGTCCTCGACCGGAGATCGGCGACAGTATTCAGTCAGAAAGAAATTCTGAACGCGCGTTGCATCGCCGTTGTGACCACTGTGGCGGAAGAcatcgagtcgagtcgagttcgAGAGTACGGTTCGGCAGTTCGGTTGCATTTTAGCAGTGAACTTGACACGGCCGCCTCTCGACACCACGATGGGGTCACCTTTTAATCGCGAAGGTTCCTAGTTTCCAGCTAACAGTTCTGGTAATTACCGACATGTCCGAGATAAAGTGCAAGGAGGCTGCCACGATGGAGGGTTGCCAAGAAGGGGGCGAAGAGGAAGGTATGATGGCTGTCGAGAGGGTCGAAGATAAGGTCAGTATCCAAAAGATCCTCGAGGGTATGACGAATGAATTTAACAAAACCGTGAGTCCCGTCAAAAACGCAGAGATTAATCGAACGGAGAGATCGGATCGCGAAGAGATCGAAAAACCGGCGACGAAACCCGATCAAGTGTCGCCGATCGAGCAGGAACCCGACAACGACGGGGACCAGGAGGCGGCGACTCCAACGAAACAAAATATTACCGCCGGTTCGACGACCACGATAGACGAGAATCACAAGGAGGACGAGAATATTTCTAAACAGGACACGTCGAAGAAGGACAGCAATGGCATTCCTCGTATCATCCTCACGTTCCGAACGATCGACGAGAACACCGATCACGGCAAGAAAACCAAGATATCCAGCTGTTCCTCTAACCTTACTTTAGTTCCTGATGAATTGGTGAACTGCGATCAGATCGGAGGTGTCTCCGTGAAGATTGAGAATTCCGATGAGAAATCTGACTCGGAGGAAGGTAGAACCGAAGAGCCCGTTAAGGAATCGGAAAATAAAGAGCCGGAGGAGAGTGTGGAGGAGACAAACAGCAGCAAGGAGGAGCCAGAAGCGAAGGTGGAAGAGAAAGACACTATTTCCAATGAGAAAGTAAAGACTGACGAAGCGGATACTTTGGTAGAAACTACGGAACAGGGAGATAAAGTGGACAATGCTGCTCCAGTTACCAGGAAAAGAAGAATGGGGCGACCTAGATTAAGAGCACTcaggttttttatttttatttgtctgAAATAATGTATTGCGTATTAGAATTTTGTAACCATTCTCTAACATTTTTAGTGACCAGACGGAAGAAGTTCCTGGACCGAAACGTTCGGCGAGAAGGTTATGCAAAGAATCGTTGAAGAGTACGGTGCTAGAAAGCGCCATGGCCAGGAAAGAGAAATCCAATTATACAGAAGAGAACTTACAATTTAAGAAACAAAGAAAGTACAATAAACCGGGAAGGCCTAAAAAAGTGGTACAAGGGAAAGATCAAAATAAGCAGGCACAAGCCAAGCCCCCCGATATACGTCAGGATACAGAGGCTTGCATTGTCGATGGAAATATTAGTATCTCTGAGGTAAACTCGACATTAGAATCTTCTAGAAACTCGGCTATATCAGAGAATAGTACAAGCGAAACAATCCTGGATGAGTCTCAAAATTTCTCGTCGGATTTTGAGGGTATGCCAAAATTGTCTCCTATGATAAAAAGCTCGGAATCTCAATCAAAATTGAGTAACTCGATCGGTAGTCCCTTAAGCGACGATATACCTTTAGCAGACATTGAAAAGCCATTTTTAAAGCCTGCTACTGGTAGACCTAAGCGTGAAAGGGGACGACCTAAGGGAAGTCAAGGTGCGAGGAAAATAGCGAAGGCGGATTTGTTCGAAGGTACAAAATGTTCAAATGCACGTGTTTACACGATCTATTGGATCTAACGTTAATGCATTCTTTTCCAGATGGTTCTGCGTCCGTAGCGGAAACAGGAAAAAACAATGATTATCCTGAAGGTAAGTTcaacaactagactgcggattttatacatttgtgacaaaaatggattggtCAAATGCAAAACTGTACAggcattagaagaattgaatgatgttggtatattattcttattaaaaaaggaaatgcatttttaattaacttcTGGTTCATACAaatgacttggacaattttcactttgcataaggatccgcagtctgttaataACACAATATTAATTGGAAAAATCGTACTAACGCCAATATATTTTACAGAAGGGACTGTGCCAGCTAAAAGGACGCGCAGAAGTATGGCTCCAAGCCCTAGTCCCGCCGAAGGGCAAGCCTCGAAGCCGGAGTCGACAGCAATTATGAGCGACGTTAGTATATTCGTACGTATACACGTTATTCATCGaatgtttttgttatattcatgcgTAATTGTATATTCTAGACATACGGTCAATCAATGTTATGTTTATGCCAAGTAAGATCACAGTTATACGTAACGATAACTGGTTCCGGTGCACCGCTATATTGTACCGCAATAGATTCTATTGACAACAGGCTGGTAGGCTGCTGCAACGAGGTAGATAGCAACGATGTCGCAATGAGGAGACCCAGTACTCGCGTTCCCTTCATAATCCTGTGTAGAATGCACAAGGAGAGACTGTTGAGGCACAACTGTTGCCCTTCTTGCGGACTGTTCTGTTCCCAAGGGAGGTTCGTGCAGTGCGTGAACGGTCACCAATATCACCGTGAGTGCGAGGTCTATCCGAACAAGAAAGGGGTGTGTCCACACTGTGGAAGCGAAAGTACAGCGTACGACGTGATGGTCACCATGAGCGGTCTCCGGAAACCTGTGTTCATTCCGACTCGTAAGAAATTCTCGAAATTACCTTCCGCGAAGATCACTCTACCAGGGAAAGGCGACAATACGAAACTGGCAGAGCGTCCTCCCAGTCCTCTGATTCCGCCCGACGTAATTAAAACTCCCGAACCGTCTCTCAATTCCGAGAGACCGGAACGTTACACTATCATGAGTCTGTACACCTCTGTGAAAAACGGGGACTTAGAGAAGTTGGTTAACGTTCTAGGTATATCCAGCATAGACCTATTTCATTCTGCTTCGTTCTTCTGCGACGAACCCACGTGATTCAAGTTGctctttaatttttttccagCGTGCGGTTACAACGCGAACCATACATTCCGAGAGTATGCTCATCGAACCGGACTTCACATAGCTGCGGACAAGGGCCACTTATCTTGCGTACACGTGTTAGTACAAGCTGGTGCTCAATTAGACTTGATGGACAGAAATCAGTTAACGCCTCTGATGCTGGCTGCCAGCAAGGGTAAAGCCGACGTAGTCAAATATCTGATTAGGATAGGCGCCGATGTTACATTGAAAGGAGAGGACGGTATGACTGCTTTGCACATGGCCGCGAAATCGGGGCATCTGGAAGTATGTCGGATCATTTTAACAGAATGCAAAGCACCGAGAACGTTAGTGGGTAAATGAGCATTTTATCATGAGCTATCGGCACTCGGTTGTGTAATTGGTAATTACTATTTACGATTAACGGCCGAATAATTAACGATCCCCCATTAGACTCTGTGGATGACGGCGGGTGGACGAGTTTGATTTGGGCATGCGAATTTTGTCACGCTGATGTCGCACGGTTTTTGTTAGATAAGAAATGCGATCCGTTGATCCGAGATGCCGAGCAGAACATAGCGTTGCATTGGAGCGCGTACAGCGGAAGTTCCGAGATCACGGAGATGCTCCTTAACGAAGGTTGCGACGTGAACGCTGTTAACGTTCATGGCGACACTCCTTTGTAAGTTCATGGTAACTCGATACTCTCTCTACCGAACAAATTATACCGGATGTTTCGTTGAAAGTTTTACActgaattttctattttctgttctaGACACATAGCCGCGAGACAGGACCAGTACGCGGTGAGCGTCCTTTTGTTAGCACGTGGTGCCAAAATAggtgaagtgaacgctgcaggTGAAACAGCGGTAAACTGTTGTACAAATGACGGGGACACTATGTCCGCTTTAAGATTAAACGCTAAAGTAAATGAGCTGTCCGAGCACATGTGGGAGAAAACGATAAAAATTTTAACCAAGTGAATATCAAATCTAATTGTTACTCGGCTCCGGTTCAACGTTTATAAAATATAGTTAAATGTCTACCTTTACAGTGACATCTCGCGCGGAAAAGAaacaaatcctatccaatgcgtCAACGGACACGACGCAGAAGACAAGCCAACAGATTTCTTGTATGTGACCGAGAACTGTTTTACTAGTAGCATAAGTGTTGATCGTACGATAACGTCTTTGCAGTCTTGTCGTTGCGAAGATAACTGTAGCTCAGAGAAATGTTTATGTGGAAACATTAGTCTGAGGTGTTGGTATGACGAAGAGGGAAAGTTGATTCCTGAGTTTAATTATGCAGGTATGCTGAACTTGAatgtttttttaattgaaatcaGGCCAAGGTCGTATCTGTATATTAACACTTTTTATGCAGATCCTCCGATGTTATTTGAATGTAATCCAGCTTGCGACTGTAATCGTATAACTTGCAACAATCGAGTCGTTCAACATGGTTTGACGCAAAGGTTTCAATTGTTCCGAACGAAAGGTAAAGGTTGGGGTCTGAGAACGTTGCGACACATTCCTAAAGGTTCCTACGTGTGCGAATACGTTGGTGAGATTATATCTGATTCTGAAGCTGATCATAGAGAAGACGATTCTTATCTATTTGATTTAGACAATAGGGTAAGTGTCGCATAGAACTGATGGATACCGATGAGATGTTCATTTCTTTCTAATTATTCAGGATGGAGAGACTTATTGTATCGACGCAAGACGGTACGGGAATATAGCTCGTTTCATAAATCATTCTTGCGCACCTAATCTCTTGCCTGTGCGAGTGTTCGTCGAGCATCAGGATTTGCATTTTCCTAGGATAGCATTTTTTGCGAATCGTGACATCGAAGCGGACGAAGAGCTCGGGTATGTTAACtaaatatgaaaaaagaaacGATTCACGCGTGGAAACCACGAGCACTGTACGCGTTTATAATTAATTGCATATGCTAATTATGTTGATTAATAAAAGAACTAACATTTGGTTTTGGTTGGCTGATCGTTCTCACTGGTAGTTAATTGCTTTGCCTTATTCTTCAGTAAATTCCTATTTCTGGCTTTCTTTTGCATCGGCACGTTTGGGTTTGGTTTTTACGTGGTGAGAGGGGGTATTATTGACGTCTACTTTTATTGAAAATGTCATAGTTCGTTATGCTAATGAAATTTTTGATCAGAGACAAATGTAGAATTGTTTGCTCGTAGCTTCGATTACGGAGAAAAGTTCTGGATAATAAAATGCAAGTCATTCACGTGTACCTGTGGAGCCGAAAACTGCCGATATTCTGAGAAGACTATACAAGTCACTTTGGACAACTATCGCAGGAAAATACAGCAGGAAGAAATGCTGGCAGCTCAATCATCGTAATTCCAAAACCAACACTAGCTAATTTTACACGATCTGTTTTAGTTGTTATTTTTAATGCTCTTCCTTTTGATTACACGGAGTTTTAATCGAGAATCTCCATGTTTCGAATAAATTGATCCGCATACTTACGTGGacgaattgaaaaaaaaaaataagtacaaACGGTGGTGGGAACGAAACGCGCCAAGAGAATCGTGTGGAGGGAAAGATGTTTTGTGTCGCCCAATTAAGTAAAGAATGAAAACAACgcttgttttatcgaattcGTTGCAGATGAATGTTTATGTTAGTTTGCTCGAATTTTATCATACTTCTCTCTATCATCGATCATCTCGAAACAATTTTACGAAACGTGCCACTTTGCAATATTTTcctttcatttttataaaataaacgaTACGCATAATATATAATTGTTATATGGCATTCGTACGATAGTGTACGGATTGTATAGGGATGTGTGTTGTTTGTGATTGTTATAATTTTCGAACAAAGATCAGCgatcagaaaaaaaaaattgcaattgtagTATATGTTTTGAGTGCAACATGTTTGAGACAAAGGTGACTAATCTCGCGTTACGATAAGTTTCGAGTTCCAAATGTTCGCTTGTTCTGTTTAAAGGGTGATCGTTTACGAGCGTTCGAATTGTTGCGAACAATTTACATTGTAATATTGCATCCTTTTGTACAAATTATTGATTTTTTTGTATAATAAACAAAGATGTAGTCCTTTTTAATGTaatgttcttgttattttcaatacgaTCCATGACATTTCTCTGATTATCTCACGAAAGATGACTGTGGGCAAGGAAAACGAAAGGATCTAGGAAACGGGAAAGGAAGAATTAGAGAAATGTCTGCAGAGTCTTCCTTAGAAGAatagaaaatattaacattaagaTCATAATTTCTAACAGTAAGCCAGGCCCTTCTATGTAGTCCCGCTGATAGCCCAATAACATTAatatcaaattttaaataaaccGCCACTGTAGGTGATAGTGGCGCCTCCAGTGGCGAAGTTTCGAAGCTCAGTTAAGGCTCCGAACAGCGCCAATCGACGTAGTGGCAAAATGCTCAAACTGCTAGCTAAACATTATTACCATCTAGTTCCAAATTTATCGCTAGATGGCGCAAATAGTAATTTCCAGGATTTTATCATCAGCGACATCTTGGTTATAAATCTCTGATTGGCTGTCGATAACGTTTGGCTagcagtttgagcgttttgccactacaccaattggcgctgtacggacccTCGAACCGAGCAGATGATTCTTGCCGGAATTTGCATTGTGTCTTATGGAAAAAGTGGCAAGAATTATTTTCGCTTATCTTCAATAATTAGAATAggtaattaaaatgaaaatctaTAATTCTTTATTACCAAAATATACTTCCAAATTGTAACTAATCAATTATTTATTAAGTCCAATTACCTCTCTATCCCTTATTCCCTTTCTTTGCGAACGAATGTCATAAACACCACATGCTGGAAAGatttaaaaatgagtatttaTTTTCTAAAGTCGAAATGCCACCGAGAAAAATGTCGAACATGTCTCTAGGGCATTTTAATTACTATATTTGGTTGGGAAACAAGAGTTAATAAAATAAGTGATGCTTGACAATAACAAATTATTACAAGAGATAAATTATACAGTTTATTTCGCGTTTACGGAAATGAAGGTTATTAAAGCTGTCGGATGGAAAAAACGTCACTGAAATGGTTCAATCGGTCTGACCCATTGCCGACTATACTACTTCCGTCTGCTTTCTCTGTGTAGGCACGGGGCAGGGAAAGACGGTCTGACAATACTTCTGCCGACAGTATCCCCGCAACAAGTGTTCCCAATCGATACTTCGGCGAAATTATGGGAAACCACTCCAGTTCTTTACACATAGAGAAACATGCCTTCGCTCACATTCAAAACAACACGATCATTCTCACGCAATGCCATGTAGTTCACACTACCAACATTCTACAAGATTAACTACCATTGGACTCTATGCAATTATTTCAATAAACATATCTCTactgttacaaaaatgttagaaaaattattattaacatgCAGATAACTTACATGATACGAGAAGACATTGTActactattctctatcttgAAACCATTATACGTGCACACAATGAAACAATGAAGAACCGCGTGCTCTTGTACAGCGTGTATCCTAGCAGCTGGCAACTAAACAATTGATATAACAATTCTAAAGTAGCATTAACAACAAAGCGTTCCGATATTAATGAACatatttcttttagaaattcatGGGTTAGCAGGTGATGCGAAGGGAGATCAGGGTTTGACGATTTCGAAGGGAAAACGCAGTTCGTGAACAACAGGTGCTTAATAGGAGGCGTACACCGTAGGGGTGGGAACGCGCAGGCGTTTGATGGCCTGCGAACAACTCGACAGAAAGTTTACCTTAAAATATCATCGGAAATCGGAACTTCACTATGAAAGAGTTACGAAGCCCCTTGGAGAGACGGGTCATGGGAATATTATCGGGCTGTTGATAACGATGGCGAGCGGGCGACGCCGGGTGTTTCTCTATTATTGTGGTTGCTATTATTTCTTTCCCTCTCCGCCTCATTCCCGGTTCCCTTTTAGCGATGGGATCGATCTTCTGCCGGCGAACTTCGATACCGAGTGTATCTCGCTGAAAAATCTACCGACTCGTACACGAACGTCCGAAAATATTCTCGAACTGTACCGCCCCTTCCACCCACAACGCGTAACGCAATTTATTATACGATGCCTATTATTAAACAAGCTTCGCAGCATAATAAAGTCGCATCAAACG is a window encoding:
- the G9a gene encoding histone-lysine N-methyltransferase G9a isoform X1 — translated: MSEIKCKEAATMEGCQEGGEEEGMMAVERVEDKVSIQKILEGMTNEFNKTVSPVKNAEINRTERSDREEIEKPATKPDQVSPIEQEPDNDGDQEAATPTKQNITAGSTTTIDENHKEDENISKQDTSKKDSNGIPRIILTFRTIDENTDHGKKTKISSCSSNLTLVPDELVNCDQIGGVSVKIENSDEKSDSEEGRTEEPVKESENKEPEESVEETNSSKEEPEAKVEEKDTISNEKVKTDEADTLVETTEQGDKVDNAAPVTRKRRMGRPRLRALSDQTEEVPGPKRSARRLCKESLKSTVLESAMARKEKSNYTEENLQFKKQRKYNKPGRPKKVVQGKDQNKQAQAKPPDIRQDTEACIVDGNISISEVNSTLESSRNSAISENSTSETILDESQNFSSDFEGMPKLSPMIKSSESQSKLSNSIGSPLSDDIPLADIEKPFLKPATGRPKRERGRPKGSQGARKIAKADLFEDGSASVAETGKNNDYPEEGTVPAKRTRRSMAPSPSPAEGQASKPESTAIMSDVSIFTYGQSMLCLCQVRSQLYVTITGSGAPLYCTAIDSIDNRLVGCCNEVDSNDVAMRRPSTRVPFIILCRMHKERLLRHNCCPSCGLFCSQGRFVQCVNGHQYHRECEVYPNKKGVCPHCGSESTAYDVMVTMSGLRKPVFIPTRKKFSKLPSAKITLPGKGDNTKLAERPPSPLIPPDVIKTPEPSLNSERPERYTIMSLYTSVKNGDLEKLVNVLACGYNANHTFREYAHRTGLHIAADKGHLSCVHVLVQAGAQLDLMDRNQLTPLMLAASKGKADVVKYLIRIGADVTLKGEDGMTALHMAAKSGHLEVCRIILTECKAPRTLVDSVDDGGWTSLIWACEFCHADVARFLLDKKCDPLIRDAEQNIALHWSAYSGSSEITEMLLNEGCDVNAVNVHGDTPLHIAARQDQYAVSVLLLARGAKIGEVNAAGETAVNCCTNDGDTMSALRLNAKVNELSEHMWEKTIKILTNDISRGKETNPIQCVNGHDAEDKPTDFLYVTENCFTSSISVDRTITSLQSCRCEDNCSSEKCLCGNISLRCWYDEEGKLIPEFNYADPPMLFECNPACDCNRITCNNRVVQHGLTQRFQLFRTKGKGWGLRTLRHIPKGSYVCEYVGEIISDSEADHREDDSYLFDLDNRDGETYCIDARRYGNIARFINHSCAPNLLPVRVFVEHQDLHFPRIAFFANRDIEADEELGFDYGEKFWIIKCKSFTCTCGAENCRYSEKTIQVTLDNYRRKIQQEEMLAAQSS
- the G9a gene encoding histone-lysine N-methyltransferase G9a isoform X2, with amino-acid sequence MSEIKCKEAATMEGCQEGGEEEGMMAVERVEDKVSIQKILEGMTNEFNKTVSPVKNAEINRTERSDREEIEKPATKPDQVSPIEQEPDNDGDQEAATPTKQNITAGSTTTIDENHKEDENISKQDTSKKDSNGIPRIILTFRTIDENTDHGKKTKISSCSSNLTLVPDELVNCDQIGGVSVKIENSDEKSDSEEGRTEEPVKESENKEPEESVEETNSSKEEPEAKVEEKDTISNEKVKTDEADTLVETTEQGDKVDNAAPVTRKRRMGRPRLRALSDQTEEVPGPKRSARRLCKESLKSTVLESAMARKEKSNYTEENLQFKKQRKYNKPGRPKKVVQGKDQNKQAQAKPPDIRQDTEACIVDGNISISEVNSTLESSRNSAISENSTSETILDESQNFSSDFEGMPKLSPMIKSSESQSKLSNSIGSPLSDDIPLADIEKPFLKPATGRPKRERGRPKGSQGARKIAKADLFEDGSASVAETGKNNDYPEEGTVPAKRTRRSMAPSPSPAEGQASKPESTAIMSDTYGQSMLCLCQVRSQLYVTITGSGAPLYCTAIDSIDNRLVGCCNEVDSNDVAMRRPSTRVPFIILCRMHKERLLRHNCCPSCGLFCSQGRFVQCVNGHQYHRECEVYPNKKGVCPHCGSESTAYDVMVTMSGLRKPVFIPTRKKFSKLPSAKITLPGKGDNTKLAERPPSPLIPPDVIKTPEPSLNSERPERYTIMSLYTSVKNGDLEKLVNVLACGYNANHTFREYAHRTGLHIAADKGHLSCVHVLVQAGAQLDLMDRNQLTPLMLAASKGKADVVKYLIRIGADVTLKGEDGMTALHMAAKSGHLEVCRIILTECKAPRTLVDSVDDGGWTSLIWACEFCHADVARFLLDKKCDPLIRDAEQNIALHWSAYSGSSEITEMLLNEGCDVNAVNVHGDTPLHIAARQDQYAVSVLLLARGAKIGEVNAAGETAVNCCTNDGDTMSALRLNAKVNELSEHMWEKTIKILTNDISRGKETNPIQCVNGHDAEDKPTDFLYVTENCFTSSISVDRTITSLQSCRCEDNCSSEKCLCGNISLRCWYDEEGKLIPEFNYADPPMLFECNPACDCNRITCNNRVVQHGLTQRFQLFRTKGKGWGLRTLRHIPKGSYVCEYVGEIISDSEADHREDDSYLFDLDNRDGETYCIDARRYGNIARFINHSCAPNLLPVRVFVEHQDLHFPRIAFFANRDIEADEELGFDYGEKFWIIKCKSFTCTCGAENCRYSEKTIQVTLDNYRRKIQQEEMLAAQSS